CCAGGTCCTCCTTTTGGTGATGCCTGTACCAGTCCTCGATCACGTCTTCGAATTCCTCCACCAGCACATCACACTAGTGCAGAGAGAAAGCACAGTCCAGCACTAGGAGACCTTCCCTACTAACCCCACTCCCAGGGCCCCTTCCAACATGAGGAGCAAGCGCAGCTCCAGGACGAGCTTGCCAAAGAGGGGCAGCTCATACTCTGCAGTGAACTCTTGGAGTACGATACCCACACCCAGCCTGAGCCAGTCTTCCCAGATCTCCCCCACTCTGCATCCCAGGCCTCCCAGCCATTACTGCCCTCCGCGCTAGTGCCTCCAGTGACATTGTGCTACCGCACAGGCAGTACCTGCTTCTTGAGGTCAGCCACTTCAGCAGAGGTCTCGTTCCACAGCTCATAGGGGATGTCCATCACCACTTTCACCCCCTTGTGCACCAGGTTGTGCAGGGTTTCAAACGTCTCCGACATTCCCTAAGGAGACACAGTAATGTGAGTGACCCCACCTTCGGGAAGAGGCAGAATCCAGGTTCCACACGCACGACGCTTTActcagggagagaggggaactCTCATACAGCTCCCCTACATGGGAGCCAGCTCAGAGCCCTGCAGAAGAGGGGGTGCAGCACCAGGAGTCATGGCACCAGTGCAGCATGAAGGGAGAAGCCTCAGGGGCAAGTGGCTGAGCAGCCTGCTCACTTCTCAGGAGGGTGCGAAAGCCTGGCCTTATCTGCTGCCCCCCGCACATCCCTCTCTATGGCATCCAGCAGCTCCAGCTGGACTGGGACCCCAACACGCTTGTTGCTTGACAGACAGTCCTGGCCATGAAGAACATGCCACCAAAGATGACCAGCCTGAGgaggaggtgggcagggggaaGGCTATGATACTTGTTCAAAGTTTGTGCTTCCATGACTGAATGAACATGGACTTTCCTCATCTGCCCCCGAGGCGCCGAACATGGTGGCGGATTCCTTGTCAGCGTCCTGGCGCGAGTGGTTCTAGATGCAGGACTTGAAGGAGGAGAGGACAGTGGCTGTCTGGTTCAGTTTGGGGAGGGCATTCTATGCATGAGGAGCAGACAAGCCAGAGGAAGAGGCCGCATCCCTGGTGAAGTGGAGGTGGGATGGCCTAAAGGGTCAAGCAGCTTGCTCTTGATGTGGAGTCAGGGGAGGGACTCATAGGAGGGTGACAGTGTGAGCGATGGCCAGGGAAGATGGTCCTAGCAGCCCTGTTTCAAATGGCTGGTGCAATGTGGGTAGCAAGGAGGATGCAGTCCATGGCAGCCCATGATGAGGCTTGGCTGTCCGAATAGGCAGAAAAGGCTGGATTCCAGCAGCGTTCCAGAGGAAGCAGTGGCAGGACTCAGATGTGGCCTGGATGTGAgcggagagggagagggggaacacTAAAGGGACAGGCCTGACTGTAAACGCCTAAAGTCACAGTGGGGATTGACTCTAGGGCATAGCAGTACCCCAGTCCTTTGGAAAGGGAAGCCTTGCTTTCCCATTGCTAAAGCCCCAGCTCATTCTCTGGACTGATATAGTCTCTACAGAACCCTGCCTCTTCCATCACAGGCATGatccctgggcccagccctgagACTGCACAAAGTGTCTTTGTGAAAGGCAAACTCAACCAAACCCAAAGGGTTCTCTGGGACgctctgcccccttgtgcacaGACCTTCCAAGAGTCATGGTTTCACAGCTTTCCCTGCCACACTGATAGCAGATCACACTGTTTCCCTTGAAACCGTGGCAGGTGCAAAGCCACAACCCAAACACACAAGGGGCAGTCAAGAGGATGGGACTATCCTTAGCTTTAACATTACTGGAGCAGCACGTTTACCTGGGCAGTTAGCGATCTCGACCTAcacttttaaaatggaattgtTAATCCGTACCTGATCCCAAACCAGAGGCGGAAGAAGCCACTCAGTACATACCCATTACACTAGGAGGCTTCCTGAgcacctccccactccacccatgaGAACAGGTCTGCTACACCTCCCCACTAGGATTCTGGGTTGCATGCAACCCACCAGCAAGGCCATGGAGAGAAGGTTACACTAACAagttgagggagggagagaggctaCTTCTATACCTGGGAAGTCTGTTTTGCAGATGCAGACCAAGGACGCAAACATGGATGCTCTTGGCAAGGCAAGGCCTAGGGGCATCTGACTAAAGCTCCAGTGAAAGGGAACAAGCAACAGTACAAACCTTTGCAAACCTGTTACTGCCAGTTCTCTCTTTGTGCAGGTTATAGTCCAACAGCCTCTTGCAGATGGTCTCTGTCACCTCGATCAATCGGATATCCCTGCCCAGAGGAGAAGTTGGTGAAACGGGGAAGGATTTAGTACCGCTCCCTGAGAAAGGCTACAGTCCATTAACAGGGCTAGAAAAATTCTAGTTCGAGGACTAAGCCCACTGGCTAGAGATGGGAACAAGATGAAGGGGCTGGGGCAATGGCTAgtctctgcagctgctgggattTCCACCAGCTTGCTGACCCTGGGCCAGCTTAGAGGTCCCACCTTTCAGAAGGTATCAGCCTCTTGAGGACAGGTGTCTAATCAACTGGAACTccactgcctgcctccctctAAGTGCCAGAAGGGAAAAGATGCCGCCTCTTACCTCCACAGCCCCTGGCTACTGTAAAGGGGTGGGGGCTCCACCCCTGAGCTCCCCCTACCTCCACCTGGCTATTGAAAGAGGGATGGGCTCCTCCATCACGGCTTCCTGGCAACTGCAAGGGGTCTACACTACTTCACTCCTCTCCCCGAGACTCCTGGCTACTGCAAGGGAGGTGCGGGGAGAAGGTGTGTCTGCTGCATAACCCCCATCACAGCCTTCACTTTCTGGTCCGTATCCCATGTTCCTAGCGCCAGCCTCTACTCCTGCCCAGAGCTTTGCCAAGTAGCAGCAGAACGGAACTAACATTAGAAGGGGCATTTTTGCCATCAAAGGTCTGAATAGTAGCTGTGAAACCACCAGTGTCTCATCCAGTGCACGGGAAAGCTCTGAGCAACAGGCTGGAGCTGCCTGCTGTAGACTCAAGCAATTCATGTTTGGCAGATCATCTTTGCAATCTTGAGGGCTCAAACTTAATGTACATCCCTAATCTTATACTCTAGGTACCAGACACAAATTAAAGGGCCCCATCAACTTACAATATCTCACTGGTGCCTGAAGTTGTTTACCCACTATTGTTATTTGTAAAACCTGTAACCAGGGCAAATGAAAAGTGTTTCCTTTGTGTGCAGCACACACCATGTGTACACAGCAGCTTTACTGTTTCGCCATAGCCAGTTTCTTCTCTTTGTATCTGTATTTCCTCATAATGGCCAGggagaaaaacatttaaagagaAGAGTGCAGTTGTAAAACCATCAGAAGTAGGCAAGGGGGATTCAGGGTCTGTCTGTACTGCAGCTGGAAATGTAATGTCAAGCTCgatagctctgattgagctagcatactaaaaatagaagtgtagccatgaTGGCAGCGgcaggctagctgccctgagtacacaCCTAGGGTCTCGGACAGGATCATCTTTGGGGCAGCtgtttttagcacgctagcttgatCAGAGTTAGCTCCAATGCAGACATACTTCAGAGGCAGGTAACGTCCCTGGAGTTCTTAAAGTGACTAGATTTCGAGCTAACTGTGTCTTGAAAAACAATTACATTCAATTAAAAAATGAACACCTTCCCACACTAATTGAACTGCCTCCTCCAACAGGAATATAAGCTGCCAAGTGATCCTGAAGCAATGACTGCCCACACTGGACAAACCCGGTCCATTtatcagcacccccaccccctccgagACAGGTGGGTTTTGCAGCATGACTGGAAGTTCACAAAGCCAGGCTGTGGGGAAGCTATTTCCAAAGTCAACAGGCCCTCAGAGAGCATCCTTTGAAGAGCCTCTTCCCCATTTACACTTCAGGGGCTCCATGTCTGCTGATTGTGGCACAACAAGGTCAGAGAGGGTGAGACAGGTGGCCCACATCATTCAGGGCTCTGTAGGTTAGAGAGTCACTACTTTGAACCACACCCAGAAACATACTGCCagccagtacagatccctgagcAGCAGCGTAGTGGGTTCCCTGTGCACAACACCTAAGAAGCAGGCGGATATCTTGTTTAAGCCTCAATTCAAACGGTCTCTGTGGACAGCCCCAAGAGGAGCTAACTGCCTTGACAAAAATTTAGATTAACAGCAATGATGACTGGCACTGCCCTACCTCTGACAGAAGAGGGTCCATGAAAGGCTCTCTttccttctcaactgtgagggctagaaaAACTTGAAAACGTGAACTGAATGTAACTGGTGCAGTGAGGTTTGCCCAAGCGGGCAGAGTCTGAAGCAGGTCTAAGGGAGCACACCACTGATCTCATGGTGAGATGTTAACTCTGGAGTTGAATGACAATTATTTAAATTCCAACTTAGGCTACTACTTCATCCCTGACCACTATAGCAAAAAAATCCAGCTAATATGGTTATCCTACAATCTCAGGTGCCCAAAGCCACAATTGTCCCCTCCTCAGCTTACAGAAACCCCACTTTTGTATGACAATTTCTACAATGCAGATATCTGAGGCACACTGACAACTGAGTGTGTTGGGAGAGCACAAGATAAATGGAATTTAGCAGCAGTGACCCAAGCTCATTGGACTGATACatgtattaaaattaattaaaaacctaCTTTCAAAATGTAAATGAAGCTGCCACAGAATTGTCAGAGTGCTGCAGAAAGCTAGAAGCAGAATCTCCGTACAGCTTGCTGCAGGTGACAGAGGTCCCGAGTTAGGACTGGGCAGCACGGCTACGCTCAAACCACCCCCCGTGACTTCGCTTTGGATCTGCAATTCTTGGTAACTAGTGGAGCAGTACCACTGCATCAAACCCTGCTAGGGACTCAACATCCATCATATCTTGCCAACATGAATAACTCTGGAGAAGGGATAAGCAACCTTTGCCCCCAAGTGTGGTAGGTGGCCAGGTCACCCCCTGCTTGTGAGTGCTCTTTGTGGAGATATTTATTAATCCAGAGGAGCAGCAAAGAGGGCCACTGAGCGGATGTCACTGATTGATTCACTTACGATTGCGTGTACTTGATTCCAGACCCCTTTCCGCCCAAAAAGCCATACTGTGTGTCAATCACCTCCTTTGTCTTCCCGGTTTCCTCAAAGGCAGATTTCAGTTCTACTGCCACATACTTGCACactggagaagagaagcaggTTAGTGGGTGCACTGAACTGTACTGCCCTCCTAAGGGTCTTGCCTGCTTTAGGTATgagtaggccatttccagcaagcAGGGCTATTTTAAAAGCAGATGCTTGGAGTTAAGTATGACTAACTAAAGGGTCCTCGTGGAGCTTGTTTTCAGGGAACACACGCTATAATTATTTAATAGACAAGACAACACACAAAACCAGACACCCCAGCTACTGTATTTGGGAGAAGGACTTTTTATTCCAGAGTTTTTTGGTTGAGAAATTAGTGAACTATTGTGCAACTACTAACCAAGAGACACTCAAGTCAGTGGGGGCACCAGAACTGCTGCATCACCCAGAGCAAGCAGTTCACCCATCTCTAGATATTTCACACCACAtcctccactgctttccccctccccatcaccatACATACTTTGGCCTGCTTCTCCCCCGCACACTTACCCCCCAGAATCTATTATTCCTATTTGTCCCTCTCCTCAATCACCAGCAGAGGCATGGGATTTTTTCAATAGTTAGGTCTCTCCTTTACTTTCTTGCTTAAATGCCTTGCATGGTagaacacctccccccccccccatacacacacacaaacatctgACAACGTGAGCCATGACCACTGGAACAAGAAGTAGCAGTTCCCTTTTCTCACTGGgccttctccccacccaccacAGGAAACGTGCCTCTATGAACCACAGTGAGAGAAACTTGGAGAAAGCACCAGAAGCCACAACTGTCAGCATGGAAACTGCTGTCCTCCTTTCCTCCAGGGCTGCCTGGGATACCATGGACCCCTTCACCCTATCAGATTGCTTGTCCTGCCTCTACAGCATCTATATGGGTCCATTATCCGTGCTCTGCTACCTCCTATCACtcaccctgcctcccccagccccacccttaGCCTCCTCTTGAGcaccccacccctcagccccctgacctcccccagaTCCCTCAGTGCCCCTCAGCACCCCCTCCCAGATCCCTCAGTGTCCCCAACttctcccaccctccttccctgacCTCCCCCAGATCCCTCAACCTCCACCACCCCCCAGATGCCCAGACTTCCCCATCCCCACCGtcagcaccccaaactcccccgGACCCTTCAGTCCCACTCAGCACCCCATCCCTCCGTGCCCCCGACTTCCCCCAGACCCTTCAgtaccccactctcctcctccccctcaaccccctcccagacccctcagtGCCCGtgacttcccccaccctcagccccctgacctcccccagacccccccgacttcccccaccctcagccccctgacctcccccagacccccccgacttcccccaccctcagccccctgacctcccccagacccccccgacttcccccaccctcagccccctgacctcccccagacccccccgacttcccccaccctcagccccctgacctcccccagacccccccgacttcccccaccctcagccccctgacctcccccagacccccccgacttcccccaccctcagccccctgacctcccccagacccccccgacttcccccaccctcagccccctgacctcccccagacccccccgacttcccccaccctcagccccctgacctcccccagacccccccgacttcccccaccctcagccccctgacctcccccagaccccccgacttcccccaccctcagccccctgacctcccccagaCCCCTCAgtaccccactctcctcctccccctcaaccccctcccagacccctcagtGCCCCCgacttcccccaccctcagccccctgacctcccccagaccccccgACTTCCCGCACCTCCGCCGTCAGCGCCCCCGACCTCCTTCCACCCACCCCCCGCCAGTCTCTCACCCTCGCACTTGCTGGGCAGCCGGACCCACTCGGTGTCGTCGGCGGCGGCCCCGGCGGCCGGAGCCGGGctcagcagcagcgggagcagcagcaggcaggcggcggggcCCGGCTCGGCCatggcggcggggcgggggggcagccgCGCTGGGGGACCCCACGAGGGACGCGCGCGCGCGCTTTGGACAGGCGGCCCCGCCACACTCACTTCCGCGAacgttcctcccccccccccccacagcgtCACTATAACGACAGCAGCGCGCCCAATCACAGCGCCGAGCGTGTCAAAGTCCGGCCAATGGCCAGGCGAGGAGCGACCACCCCGGGTTCGGCCAGCCAATGGGGGAGGCAGGAAGCTCCGCTGCCAGCTCAACCAATGAGGAGGCTTCTAACTGCTTCGGCGTCTCTGTCTCCAGGAGCGGCGGGAGTCAGAGCGTCGCGGTCTCCTCAGAGCTGCGGACTGGGGTCCgcgccggggcggggcggggcggggcggggcgacTTCCGGGCGGGGGCGGGCTCCGGGCCGGTGAGGGGGGCTCCagggtgcccctcccccgctctcccgAAATGGCGTCTCGGGCTGTGTACCCCCAGCTccagtcagggggtggaggaggaaacCCCTGTAATGGCGGGCAACGCGTGTCACTGAGCCCGCGTGGGCAGCTTTAGTCGCCCACGAAgcgagctgtagcccacgaaagctgatgctcaaataaaagTGTTCGTCTCCGAGGTGCCGCGAGGCCTCCTGTTCTGTTTCCTTCACTCTCCTGCCCGCTGAACCGGCAGCCGCCCTGGCACGCAGGTCCTTCCTGCCTGGGTAGCGCCAGGCCCGCCGCCTTGGCCGCCTCCTCACCCGCTGGGGCCGCCCTCGGGGGGCCGAGGCGAGGGGTGTGAGGCTCCCGGTTCCGAGAGAAAACGTGGCTCGCTGGCCCACGCCTGGGACACCAGCAAAACGGGCAACACACCGGCACCAGCGGCAGCCCCGCGCCACCGCAGTTTCAGCTGATTCCCCGGCTGCTGTTGGCTGTGCCCACGCAGGCCAGGCATGAGTTACAAGTGGAGCCTGGGAAGCAAGAGCAGGGCACAGAAAGGGCGTCAAAAAATGCAAGTTTGGTGAAAGCTACATTGACCTTGGATTTACGTGGACTGGGGCCGCTGGATATCCTCAGCCACAGCGTGTCCTGTGCGGTGCAAACAGCACTCTTAAACCGTCCCTTCTTCGCCAGCATCTAGAGACTAAACACAATCAATTTAAAGACAAACCAGCTCAGTTTTTCAATCGCAAACTGGAAGCGCTAAAAAGCAATAAAATCCTGCCATCGAATTCTTGCGTGGAAAATGTGAATGCACTTCGAGCTTCACACTTCATGAGTTACAGAGTGGCTAAAAC
This genomic window from Eretmochelys imbricata isolate rEreImb1 chromosome 3, rEreImb1.hap1, whole genome shotgun sequence contains:
- the CNPY3 gene encoding protein canopy homolog 3; this translates as MAEPGPAACLLLLPLLLSPAPAAGAAADDTEWVRLPSKCEVCKYVAVELKSAFEETGKTKEVIDTQYGFLGGKGSGIKYTQSDIRLIEVTETICKRLLDYNLHKERTGSNRFAKGMSETFETLHNLVHKGVKVVMDIPYELWNETSAEVADLKKQCDVLVEEFEDVIEDWYRHHQKEDLAQFLCANHVLKGKDTSCLAEQWASKKGDLATTGENKTKKKGGKNKKAAEKKKKNKEKVEEAKSHLAPSAERSPEEEGDIQPKAPLAHSPADEL